From the genome of Drosophila melanogaster chromosome 2L, one region includes:
- the His2A:CG33817 gene encoding histone H2A — MSGRGKGGKVKGKAKSRSNRAGLQFPVGRIHRLLRKGNYAERVGAGAPVYLAAVMEYLAAEVLELAGNAARDNKKTRIIPRHLQLAIRNDEELNKLLSGVTIAQGGVLPNIQAVLLPKKTEKKA, encoded by the coding sequence ATGTCTGGACGTGGAAAAGGTGGCAAAGTGAAGGGAAAGGCAAAGTCCCGCTCAAACCGTGCCGGTCTTCAATTCCCTGTGGGCCGTATTCACCGTTTGCTCCGGAAGGGAAACTACGCAGAGCGTGTTGGTGCAGGCGCTCCAGTTTACCTAGCTGCCGTAATGGAATATCTGGCCGCTGAGGTTCTCGAGTTGGCTGGCAATGCTGCTCGTGACAACAAGAAGACTAGAATTATTCCGCGTCATCTGCAACTGGCCATCCGCAACGACGAGGAGTTAAACAAGCTGCTCTCCGGCGTCACAATTGCACAAGGTGGCGTGTTGCCTAATATACAGGCTGTTCTGTTGCCCAAGAAGACCGAGAAGAAGGCCTAA
- the His4:CG33899 gene encoding histone H4 — MTGRGKGGKGLGKGGAKRHRKVLRDNIQGITKPAIRRLARRGGVKRISGLIYEETRGVLKVFLENVIRDAVTYTEHAKRKTVTAMDVVYALKRQGRTLYGFGG, encoded by the coding sequence ATGACTGGTCGTGGTAAAGGAGGCAAAGGCTTGGGAAAGGGTGGCGCCAAGCGTCATCGCAAAGTACTGCGTGATAACATCCAAGGTATCACGAAGCCTGCTATCCGCCGTTTGGCCCGTCGAGGCGGTGTGAAGCGCATATCTGGACTCATATACGAGGAAACGCGTGGCGTTCTGAAGGTTTTCTTGGAGAACGTAATTCGTGATGCCGTGACCTACACGGAACACGCCAAGAGGAAGACAGTTACAGCCATGGATGTTGTGTACGCTCTGAAGAGGCAAGGCCGCACCCTCTACGGATTTGGCGGTTAA
- the His3:CG33818 gene encoding histone H3 produces MARTKQTARKSTGGKAPRKQLATKAARKSAPATGGVKKPHRYRPGTVALREIRRYQKSTELLIRKLPFQRLVREIAQDFKTDLRFQSSAVMALQEASEAYLVGLFEDTNLCAIHAKRVTIMPKDIQLARRIRGERA; encoded by the coding sequence ATGGCTCGTACCAAGCAAACTGCTCGCAAATCGACTGGTGGAAAGGCGCCACGCAAACAACTGGCTACTAAGGCCGCTCGCAAGAGTGCTCCAGCCACCGGAGGTGTGAAGAAGCCCCACCGCTATCGCCCTGGAACCGTGGCCTTGCGTGAAATTCGTCGCTACCAAAAGAGCACCGAGCTTCTAATCCGCAAGCTGCCTTTCCAGCGTCTGGTGCGTGAAATCGCTCAAGACTTTAAGACGGACTTGCGATTCCAGAGCTCGGCGGTTATGGCTCTGCAGGAAGCTAGCGAAGCCTACCTGGTTGGTCTCTTCGAAGATACCAACTTGTGTGCCATTCATGCCAAGCGTGTCACCATAATGCCCAAAGACATCCAGTTAGCGCGACGCATTCGCGGCGAGCGTGCTTAA
- the His1:CG33819 gene encoding histone H1 — MSDSAVATSASPVAAPPATVEKKVVQKKASGSAGTKAKKASATPSHPPTQQMVDASIKNLKERGGSSLLAIKKYITATYKCDAQKLAPFIKKYLKSAVVNGKLIQTKGKGASGSFKLSASAKKEKDPKAKSKVLSAEKKVQSKKVASKKIGVSSKKTAVGAADKKPKAKKAVATKKTAENKKTEKAKAKDAKKTGIIKSKPAATKAKVTAAKPKAVVAKASKAKPAVSAKPKKTVKKASVSATAKKPKAKTTAAKK; from the coding sequence ATGTCTGATTCTGCAGTTGCAACGTCCGCTTCCCCAGTGGCTGCCCCACCAGCGACAGTTGAGAAGAAAGTGGTCCAAAAAAAGGCATCTGGATCTGCTGgcacaaaggcaaagaaaGCCTCTGCGACGCCGTCacatccgccaactcagcaaATGGTGGACGcttccattaaaaatttaaaggaaCGTGGCGGTTCATCACTTCtggcaatcaaaaaatatatcactgCCACTTATAAATGCGACGCCCAAAAGTTAGCGCCATTCATCAAGAAGTACTTAAAATCGGCCGTGGTCAATGGAAAGCTTATCCAAACTAAGGGAAAGGGTGCATCTGGATCTTTCAAACTGTCGGCCTCTgccaagaaggaaaaggaTCCGAAGGCAAAGTCGAAGGTTTTGTCTGCTGAGAAAAAAGTTCAAAGCAAGAAGGTAGCCTCTAAGAAGATTGGTGTCTCCTCCAAAAAAACTGCCGTTGGGGCTGCTGACAAAAAGCCCAAAGCTAAGAAGGCTGTGGCTACCAAAAAGACTgccgaaaataagaaaactgagAAGGCAAAAGCCAAGGATGCCAAGAAAACTGGAATCATAAAGTCGAAGCCCGCCGCAACAAAGGCGAAAGTGACTGCAGCGAAGCCAAAGGCTGTAGTAGCGAAAGCGTCAAAGGCAAAGCCAGCGGTGTCtgcaaaacccaaaaagacggTGAAGAAAGCATCGGTTTCTGCTACCGCCAAGAAGCCGAAAGCGAAGACTACGGCTGCCAAAAAGTAA
- the His2B:CG33898 gene encoding histone H2B produces MPPKTSGKAAKKAGKAQKNITKTDKKKKRKRKESYAIYIYKVLKQVHPDTGISSKAMSIMNSFVNDIFERIAAEASRLAHYNKRSTITSREIQTAVRLLLPGELAKHAVSEGTKAVTKYTSSK; encoded by the coding sequence ATGCCTCCGAAAACTAGTGGAAAGGCAGCCAAGAAGGCTGGCAAGGCTCAGAAGAACATCACCAAGACcgacaagaaaaagaagcgcaAAAGGAAGGAGAGCTATGCCATCTACATTTACAAGGTTCTCAAGCAGGTCCATCCTGACACCGGAATTTCGTCGAAGGCGATGAGCATAATGAACAgctttgtaaatgatattttcgAGCGAATTGCTGCCGAAGCGTCTCGTCTAGCTCACTACAACAAGCGCTCGACCATCACCAGTCGGGAGATCCAAACGGCTGTTCGCCTGCTTTTGCCTGGAGAGTTGGCCAAGCATGCTGTCAGTGAGGGAACCAAGGCTGTCACCAAGTACACCAGCTCTAAATAA